The window TCTTTATTTATAGATTATTCTAAAAATAAAATCAATTCAGTCACTTTAGATCTTTTACTTCAATTTGCAGAAGAGATGAAATTGAAAGAAGAGATTGAAGTAATGTTTTCAGGAGATAAAATTAATCAAACTGAGAAGCGAGCTGTGCTTCATACTGCTTTAAGAAATTTCTCTGGTAAAGCTGTTTATGAATCAGGAAATGATATAATGCCTCTAGTTGAGAAGGTTAGAAAGCAAATGAAGGATTTTAGTAATAAAATTCATTCTGGTGAGTGGAAAGGATATACAGGTAAAGAAATTAAGCATATTGTGAATATTGGAATTGGTGGTTCAGACTTAGGGCCTGTAATGGTAACCGAAGCTTTGAAACCTTATAAAGTTGAGGATATTGAAAGTTATTTCGTGTCCAATGTTGATGCTACTCACATTGCTGAAGTTCTGAAGAAAATAGATCCTGAAACCACCTTATTTTTAATAGCATCAAAGACCTTCACTACTCAGGAAACCATGACTAATGCACATACTGCTAGAAATTGGTTTCTTGAAAATGGAGGAAATGAACCTGATATTAAAAAACACTTTGTTGCATTAAGCACCAATAAGGAAGGGGTTGAAAAGTTTGGTATTGATCCTGCCAATATGTTCGAATTCTGGGACTGGGTTGGCGGTAGATACTCACTTTGGTCAGCCATAGGTCTGTCTATTGCCTTAAATATTGGCTATGATAATTTTGAAGAACTCCTTAAAGGAGCTCACGAAATGGATAATCATTTCCAAAGCACGCCATTTGAAAAAAATGCCCCTGTAATTTTGGCACTAATCGGATTATGGTATAATAATTTCTTCAATGCAGAAACTGAAGCTATTTTACCATATGATCAATATCTACATAGATTCGCTGCCTATTTCCAACAAGGAAATATGGAAAGTAATGGTAAATCAGTCGATAGAAATGGTAATCCAGTGAATTACCAAACAGGACCAATCGTTTGGGGTGAACCTGGAACGAATGGTCAGCATGCATTTTATCAATTGATTCATCAAGGTACCAAAATGATACCATGTGATTTTATTGCTCCGGCTAATTCTCATAATCCTATCGGAGATCATCATCAAAAACTTTTAGCTAATTTCTTTGCACAAACAGAAGCTTTAATGAATGGAAAAACCGAGAAAGAAGCCAGAAAGGAATTAGAGAATAAAGGCTTGAGTTCTGATGAAATTGAGAAATTATTGCCGTTCAAAGTATTTAAAGGAGATAACCCAACCAACTCTATTTTATTAAAAAAGGTGACACCTAAATCATTGGGTAGCCTAATTGCATTATATGAGCATAAAATATTTGTTCAAGGGATTTTATGGAATATATTTAGTTTTGATCAGTGGGGTGTTGAGCTAGGAAAACAATTAGCTGGACTTATTCTACCTGAATTAGATCATGACAACCCAGTAATTGGTCATGATGCTTCTACAAATGGGTTGATCAATGAATACAAAAGAATGAAAGACAATTAAGCGTAACCTTATTATTCATTGACTAAAATAGTTGTTATAGGAGCTGGTGCAGCAGGAATTTTTGGAGCAATTAATATTGCTGCTCAAAATCCTGAAGCAGAAGTTATAGTATTAGAAAAGTCATCAAAGCTTCTATCGAAAGTGAAAATTTCTGGAGGTGGAAGGTGTAATATGACTAATGTTATCTCTGAGCCTAAAGAGTTGATTAAGAATTACCCACGAGGTAATAAAAAGCTTAAAAAGGCTTTTGAAACCTTTGGCACAAAAAGTACTATTGAATGGTTTGAATCCAGAGGTGTGAAAACAAAAGCTGAAGCTGATGGCAGGATGTTTCCCATTTCGGATGACTCTCAAACAATTATTGATTGCCTTTTGAAAGAGTGCAATAAATTAGGCGTTCAAATTAAGACTAAAGAGGGCGTAAAGGAAATTAAGCCAACAGCTAAAGGATTCATTATTCATACTAATAATTCTAGCTATGAATGTGATAAAATATTAATAGCGACTGGGGGTCATAATAAGATAGAATCTTTTCAATGGCTAGAGAAGCTTGGGCATAATATTTCGGTACCTGTACCTTCCTTATTTACTTTTAATTTACCTCAATCAAATATCACTAAACTTTCAGGAATCAGTGTAGCTGAGGCAGAAGTAAAAATTGCCACAACTAAGCTCTCTTATACTGGTCCATTATTAATTACACATTGGGGACTAAGTGGCCCCGCTGTACTGAAATTATCCGCTTTTGGTGCCAGGATACTAAACGAAAAAAATTACGAATACTCTGTAATTATTAACTGGGTTGGATTTAAAAATGAAGCAGAAGTAAAAAATCATTTATCAAAATTTCAGTCAGAAAACCCTAAAAAGAAACTGTTTAATAGTAATCCTTTTGATCTTCCGAAACGGCTTTGGGAATACCAGTTGCAGGAATGTGAAATAGATGAGGATTTACGCTGGAATAACTTCTCAGGTAAAAAATTAAATAAATTGGTTAATAACCTGATTGCTGATTTATATGAAGCTTCTGGTAAAACTACTTTTAAGGAAGAATTTGTAACTGCTGGAGGTGTAAAGCTTGGGGATATCAATATGCAAACGATGGAAAGTAGAAAGTGCCCAGGTGTATATTTTGCGGGTGAAGTTTTAGATATTGATGGAATAACGGGTGGTTTCAATTTTCAAGCAGCCTGGACTAGTTCTTTTTTAGCAGCAAACGGAATTACAGAAAGTCTAAAAACTAAAAAAGCTTCCTAAATTAATTAAGAAGCTTTTTGATATGTATTTTTTCACTCTATCCTGCTTGATGTTCTTCTCTTAATAAATCATTAACTGTTTTCACAGGATTAAAAGTTGACAAAGGAACCTCTACAAAAAGAGTGATCCAATCTGACATAGCACCATTCCAAAGACCTGGTAGTTCTAATGCTTTCAATTCTTTTCCATCTTTTGATTTACTTGTTATAAATCCAGTTTCCGGATCTCTGTATTTAATTAAATCAAACTTTTTACCATGCATATCTTTAATCCCGCAAACCAAGTCCACAGGATTAAAATGAGTTGCATTTTGAAGTGCCTTTTGAGCTTCCGGATTGTCGGGATCAATTTGTGAAGTTTCTGCTATTTGTAAACTCAAGGATCCATCTTTTTCTTTAACCCAAAAAGGACCTCCACCTGGCTCACCCGTATTTTCTACCATCCCGCATACACGAATAGGGCGGTGGAGTAAGTATTGTAAATACCCAACCTTTTCAGAAAATTCTAATTGATCATAATCATCTTTAAAAACTAAGAACAATTCCTTTTTAGCGAAAGTCTCAACTTCCAATAATTCTAATTCATTGATGTTTCTTTCCAATTGATTGAGATAGCCAAAAAGTTTACTCTGAACACTCATCAGCAAACCTGCCAGAGCTTTTTTATAATGGATAGTATTTAATTTAAGATGATCTGGAACTACATTATCAATATTCTTTATAAAAACGATATCGTGATCCAAATCATTTAAATTCTCTATTAAAGCACCATGACCAGCTGGACGAAATAATAAACTTCCATCTGAATTATGAAAAGGCGTATTATCTGGATTAACTGCAATTGTATCTGTTTCAGGTTTTTGTTGCGAAAAGGTTATTTCAAAATCATTAAAGCCCTTTCTAACATGAGCTGCATGCTCTTCAAATAATTTCTGATGCTCAGGTGAGACTGTAAAATGTAACCTTACTTTTCCCTCAACTCCTCTAGCGTAATTCTCTCCTTCCGTAAAGTGCTCCCCTACTGGTGTTTTTACTCCAGATTTATAGTCATGAAAATCTAATAAGCCTTTAGGAAGGTTGCCGTAATTCAATCCATCTTCAAGCAGTAAAGATTTTATGATTTTATGGTACTCTTTATTTTTCAATGATGAATCCAAGCTGTTCCCACTTTCTTGCATCTTCTCATCTAACGTTTTCGAAAAAGCAAACTTATGAATATTGGTAAAGAAGGTTTTTAGAAAATCATCTTTCTCAGCCATAGATTCATCTTCTTCCAAAAAGGCATATAATCTTTTGAACATCCTGCTAGCAGC is drawn from Marivirga arenosa and contains these coding sequences:
- a CDS encoding DUF4301 family protein codes for the protein MDNQLTEEIKRAGKDVEVVEEQLGRFKKGFPYLNIDRPAVVGDGLLKLSEKSIDEFILIFENQSKKYNMIKFVPASGAASRMFKRLYAFLEEDESMAEKDDFLKTFFTNIHKFAFSKTLDEKMQESGNSLDSSLKNKEYHKIIKSLLLEDGLNYGNLPKGLLDFHDYKSGVKTPVGEHFTEGENYARGVEGKVRLHFTVSPEHQKLFEEHAAHVRKGFNDFEITFSQQKPETDTIAVNPDNTPFHNSDGSLLFRPAGHGALIENLNDLDHDIVFIKNIDNVVPDHLKLNTIHYKKALAGLLMSVQSKLFGYLNQLERNINELELLEVETFAKKELFLVFKDDYDQLEFSEKVGYLQYLLHRPIRVCGMVENTGEPGGGPFWVKEKDGSLSLQIAETSQIDPDNPEAQKALQNATHFNPVDLVCGIKDMHGKKFDLIKYRDPETGFITSKSKDGKELKALELPGLWNGAMSDWITLFVEVPLSTFNPVKTVNDLLREEHQAG
- the pgi gene encoding glucose-6-phosphate isomerase, which translates into the protein MKYISPIQTSNWKKLDEHFQNVKDIHLKTLFEQEKGRFEKFTINTESLFIDYSKNKINSVTLDLLLQFAEEMKLKEEIEVMFSGDKINQTEKRAVLHTALRNFSGKAVYESGNDIMPLVEKVRKQMKDFSNKIHSGEWKGYTGKEIKHIVNIGIGGSDLGPVMVTEALKPYKVEDIESYFVSNVDATHIAEVLKKIDPETTLFLIASKTFTTQETMTNAHTARNWFLENGGNEPDIKKHFVALSTNKEGVEKFGIDPANMFEFWDWVGGRYSLWSAIGLSIALNIGYDNFEELLKGAHEMDNHFQSTPFEKNAPVILALIGLWYNNFFNAETEAILPYDQYLHRFAAYFQQGNMESNGKSVDRNGNPVNYQTGPIVWGEPGTNGQHAFYQLIHQGTKMIPCDFIAPANSHNPIGDHHQKLLANFFAQTEALMNGKTEKEARKELENKGLSSDEIEKLLPFKVFKGDNPTNSILLKKVTPKSLGSLIALYEHKIFVQGILWNIFSFDQWGVELGKQLAGLILPELDHDNPVIGHDASTNGLINEYKRMKDN
- a CDS encoding BaiN/RdsA family NAD(P)/FAD-dependent oxidoreductase; translated protein: MTKIVVIGAGAAGIFGAINIAAQNPEAEVIVLEKSSKLLSKVKISGGGRCNMTNVISEPKELIKNYPRGNKKLKKAFETFGTKSTIEWFESRGVKTKAEADGRMFPISDDSQTIIDCLLKECNKLGVQIKTKEGVKEIKPTAKGFIIHTNNSSYECDKILIATGGHNKIESFQWLEKLGHNISVPVPSLFTFNLPQSNITKLSGISVAEAEVKIATTKLSYTGPLLITHWGLSGPAVLKLSAFGARILNEKNYEYSVIINWVGFKNEAEVKNHLSKFQSENPKKKLFNSNPFDLPKRLWEYQLQECEIDEDLRWNNFSGKKLNKLVNNLIADLYEASGKTTFKEEFVTAGGVKLGDINMQTMESRKCPGVYFAGEVLDIDGITGGFNFQAAWTSSFLAANGITESLKTKKAS